In a single window of the Streptomyces sp. NBC_00285 genome:
- a CDS encoding peroxiredoxin, with product MSKAIETGDTIEDFELPDETGTHRRLSELLTDGPVVLFFYPAALTAGCTAEACHFRDLAAEFAAVGAQPVGISGDTVERQQEFTGRHSLGMPLLSDADGAVRELFGVKRGFSLAPTKRVTFVIAEDRKVLDVVRSELRMNTHADRALDALRAHRK from the coding sequence ATGAGCAAGGCGATAGAGACCGGCGACACCATCGAGGACTTCGAGCTCCCGGACGAGACCGGCACCCACCGCCGCCTCTCCGAACTGCTCACCGACGGCCCGGTCGTGCTCTTCTTCTACCCCGCCGCCCTGACCGCCGGCTGCACCGCGGAGGCCTGCCACTTCCGTGACCTCGCCGCCGAGTTCGCCGCCGTCGGCGCACAGCCCGTGGGTATCAGCGGCGACACCGTCGAGCGCCAGCAGGAGTTCACCGGCCGCCACTCCCTCGGCATGCCCCTGCTGTCCGACGCCGACGGCGCCGTACGAGAGCTGTTCGGCGTCAAGCGCGGCTTCTCCCTCGCCCCCACCAAGCGGGTCACCTTCGTCATCGCCGAGGACCGCAAGGTACTGGACGTCGTCCGCAGCGAACTGCGCATGAACACCCACGCCGACCGCGCTCTCGACGCCCTGCGCGCCCACCGGAAGTGA
- a CDS encoding AraC family transcriptional regulator has translation MSNIRHTPMAPTRAQHLAAGERIDAHRHDDHQIVYAGSGVLAVTTDAGTWFAPGTRAIWVPAGTVHAHRAHGHLDLHLVGLPADDNPLGLDAPTVLAVSPLLRELILAHTRDPGDGSPERQRLLAVLRDQLRASPQQPLRLPTPADPRLVAVCALVHAAPADPRTLATLGAATGASQRTLSRLFRSEFGMTFPQWRTQSRLYHALRMLADDVPVTTVAHRCGWSSASAFIDVFRRSFGYTPGAHNRRSPVVPSGRGQAPVRPVCTVQ, from the coding sequence ATGTCGAACATCCGCCACACGCCGATGGCGCCCACCCGCGCCCAGCACCTGGCCGCCGGAGAACGCATCGACGCCCACCGCCACGACGACCACCAGATCGTCTACGCCGGCTCCGGCGTTCTCGCGGTCACCACCGACGCCGGCACCTGGTTCGCGCCCGGCACCCGCGCGATCTGGGTCCCCGCCGGCACCGTCCACGCCCACCGCGCCCACGGTCACCTCGACCTGCATCTGGTCGGGCTGCCCGCCGACGACAACCCGCTCGGCCTGGACGCCCCCACCGTCCTGGCCGTGAGCCCGCTCCTGCGCGAGCTGATCCTCGCCCACACCCGCGATCCCGGCGACGGCAGTCCAGAACGCCAGCGCCTCCTCGCCGTACTGCGCGACCAACTGCGCGCCTCTCCGCAGCAGCCCCTGCGCCTGCCCACCCCGGCCGACCCGCGTCTGGTCGCGGTCTGCGCACTCGTCCACGCCGCTCCCGCCGACCCGCGCACCCTGGCCACCCTCGGCGCCGCCACCGGAGCCTCGCAGCGCACCCTCAGCCGCCTCTTCCGCTCCGAGTTCGGCATGACCTTCCCGCAGTGGCGCACCCAGTCACGCCTCTACCACGCCCTGCGCATGCTCGCCGACGACGTCCCGGTCACGACCGTCGCCCATCGCTGCGGCTGGTCGTCCGCGAGCGCCTTCATCGACGTGTTCCGCCGCTCCTTCGGCTACACCCCGGGCGCCCACAACCGCCGTTCCCCGGTAGTGCCTTCAGGACGGGGGCAGGCCCCTGTCCGACCTGTATGTACCGTCCAGTAA
- a CDS encoding TauD/TfdA dioxygenase family protein: MTTDKGTAKRDAGIEVNPVAGHIGAEITGVDLADDLDDSVVAAIRAAVLRWKVVFFRGQKLDHTGHVAFARRFGEPIVLRKRGGASPVDFPEVETTADRLELGGKFGMEHEEWLQRRRHTLLRGWHCDHGARVDPPAATILRAETVPPYGGDTTWSNLAAAYAGLSGAVREFIDGLRVEHRLGVGYQPRPGDDAYVRHLLDHQVASLHPLVRVHPETGERILFVNGYYVEQIADLSRAESRAILDMLLEQAVRPEYTVRFRWEPDSVAFWDNRATIHLAPGDNAHLGFPRIMHRVMLAGDVPVGADGKPSEPITGTEVGRW, from the coding sequence ATGACGACGGACAAGGGCACGGCGAAGCGGGACGCGGGCATCGAGGTGAACCCGGTCGCCGGGCACATCGGAGCGGAGATCACCGGGGTCGACCTGGCCGACGACCTGGACGACTCGGTGGTCGCCGCGATCCGGGCCGCTGTGCTGCGCTGGAAGGTGGTGTTCTTCCGCGGGCAGAAGCTGGACCACACCGGGCACGTGGCCTTCGCCCGCCGGTTCGGTGAGCCGATCGTGCTGCGCAAGCGCGGCGGCGCCTCGCCCGTGGACTTCCCGGAGGTCGAGACGACCGCCGACCGGCTGGAACTGGGCGGGAAGTTCGGCATGGAGCACGAGGAGTGGCTGCAACGCCGACGGCACACCCTGCTGCGCGGCTGGCACTGCGACCACGGCGCCCGCGTCGACCCGCCGGCCGCGACGATCCTGCGCGCCGAGACCGTACCGCCGTACGGCGGGGACACCACCTGGTCCAACCTCGCGGCCGCCTACGCCGGACTGTCCGGTGCGGTGCGGGAGTTCATCGACGGCCTGCGCGTGGAGCACCGGCTCGGTGTGGGCTACCAGCCCCGGCCCGGTGACGACGCCTATGTCCGGCACCTCCTGGACCACCAGGTCGCCTCGCTGCACCCGCTGGTGCGCGTCCACCCCGAGACGGGGGAGCGGATCCTCTTCGTCAACGGCTACTACGTCGAGCAGATCGCCGACCTCTCCCGTGCCGAGAGCCGGGCGATCCTCGACATGCTCCTCGAACAGGCGGTACGGCCCGAGTACACGGTCCGCTTCCGCTGGGAGCCGGACAGCGTGGCCTTCTGGGACAACCGGGCCACCATTCATCTGGCCCCCGGCGACAACGCCCACCTCGGCTTCCCCAGGATCATGCACCGGGTGATGCTGGCGGGTGACGTCCCGGTGGGGGCGGACGGCAAGCCGTCGGAGCCGATCACGGGGACCGAGGTGGGGCGC
- a CDS encoding VOC family protein, producing MARLKDIVFDCARPAATARFWAAALDDYAVAPYDATELARLRSLGISSTEDDPTVLVESADGGPRMWFQLVPEGKSVKNRVHLDLLTADPEAEIGRLTALGAMVGARHPHHIVLTDPEGNEFCLVPTDG from the coding sequence ATGGCACGACTCAAGGACATCGTCTTCGACTGTGCTCGCCCCGCGGCCACGGCCCGCTTCTGGGCCGCCGCCCTGGACGACTACGCCGTCGCCCCCTACGACGCCACGGAACTCGCCCGCCTGCGCTCCCTCGGGATCAGCAGCACCGAGGACGACCCGACCGTGCTGGTCGAGTCGGCGGACGGCGGACCTCGGATGTGGTTCCAACTCGTGCCGGAAGGCAAGAGCGTGAAGAACCGTGTGCACCTGGACCTGCTCACCGCGGACCCGGAGGCGGAGATCGGGCGCCTCACCGCCCTCGGCGCGATGGTCGGTGCCCGGCATCCGCACCACATCGTCCTGACCGATCCCGAGGGAAACGAGTTCTGTCTGGTCCCGACGGACGGATGA
- a CDS encoding DoxX family protein: MSRSPRSPLLLAGLLATAGVAHFASPRSFDATIPQALPGRPRTWTYASGAVELALAGGLALPRTRRTAALATAAFFVGVFPANVKMAVDWRHRPAPLKAAALGRLPLQLPLVLWARSIAKNTEGQA; encoded by the coding sequence GTGTCACGGTCCCCACGCTCACCCCTGCTGCTCGCCGGCCTGCTGGCCACCGCGGGCGTCGCCCACTTCGCCTCACCGCGTTCCTTCGACGCGACCATCCCGCAGGCACTGCCGGGCAGGCCCCGGACCTGGACGTACGCCAGCGGCGCCGTGGAACTCGCGCTCGCCGGCGGTCTGGCGTTGCCGCGGACCAGGCGGACCGCCGCCCTGGCCACGGCCGCCTTCTTCGTGGGGGTGTTCCCCGCCAACGTCAAGATGGCCGTCGACTGGCGTCACCGCCCCGCGCCCCTGAAGGCGGCGGCCCTCGGACGGCTGCCGCTGCAACTCCCGCTCGTGCTGTGGGCACGCAGCATCGCTAAGAACACGGAGGGCCAGGCATGA
- a CDS encoding NAD(P)/FAD-dependent oxidoreductase: MRRIVVVGASAAGLAAAETLRREGHDGTITLIGDEPEPPYDRPPLSKQILAAEWQPDRLALRVPADLAALDLDLRLGVAATGLDLVARTVRLADGCEVPYDGLVIATGVRPRRLPGEGAHVLRTLDDALMLREQLKPGLRLVVVGAGFLGAEAAAVARRLGAQVTLLEPAAVPLAHAVGVEVGQMLARAHVDQGVELRCGVTVTEVTEDGVRLADGEVVEADEVLVAIGSLPNTEWLGGSGLAVGDGVVCDAYCEAAENVYAAGDVARWYNPLFGASMRIEHRTNAAEQGMAAARNLLAAPEARKPFAPVPYFWSDQYDMKVQAYGFLRGHDEVAVVEGDVAERRFVAVYRTGGRVGGALAVGMPPKAIRGWRQAVVTGAAWHETVRTDIPVVEA; the protein is encoded by the coding sequence GTGAGGCGGATCGTCGTCGTCGGAGCCTCGGCCGCCGGGCTCGCCGCGGCCGAGACACTGCGCCGCGAAGGACACGACGGGACGATCACCCTCATCGGCGACGAGCCCGAACCCCCCTACGACCGGCCCCCGTTGTCCAAGCAGATCCTGGCCGCGGAGTGGCAGCCCGACCGGCTCGCCCTGCGTGTTCCGGCCGACCTGGCCGCGCTCGACCTCGACCTGCGGCTCGGTGTCGCGGCGACGGGCCTCGACCTCGTCGCCCGCACGGTGCGGTTGGCCGACGGCTGCGAGGTGCCGTACGACGGACTGGTCATCGCCACCGGCGTGCGGCCGCGCCGGCTGCCCGGGGAGGGAGCCCACGTGCTGCGCACCCTCGACGACGCCCTCATGCTGCGGGAGCAGTTGAAGCCGGGCCTGCGACTGGTCGTGGTGGGCGCAGGGTTCCTCGGCGCGGAGGCCGCGGCGGTGGCCCGGCGTCTGGGCGCGCAGGTGACTCTCCTGGAACCCGCCGCCGTGCCACTGGCGCACGCGGTCGGCGTCGAGGTCGGGCAGATGCTGGCCCGTGCCCATGTCGACCAGGGCGTCGAACTGCGCTGTGGAGTCACCGTGACGGAGGTGACCGAGGACGGTGTGCGGCTCGCCGACGGAGAGGTCGTCGAGGCGGACGAGGTGCTCGTGGCCATCGGCTCGCTGCCCAACACCGAGTGGCTCGGCGGCAGCGGGCTCGCAGTGGGCGACGGCGTGGTGTGCGACGCGTACTGCGAGGCCGCGGAGAACGTGTACGCGGCCGGTGACGTGGCCCGTTGGTACAACCCGCTGTTCGGGGCGTCGATGCGGATCGAGCACCGTACCAACGCGGCCGAGCAGGGTATGGCCGCCGCCCGCAACCTGCTCGCCGCCCCGGAGGCGCGCAAGCCGTTCGCGCCGGTCCCCTACTTCTGGTCCGACCAGTACGACATGAAGGTCCAGGCGTACGGGTTCCTGCGCGGACACGACGAGGTCGCCGTCGTGGAGGGTGACGTGGCGGAACGCCGGTTCGTCGCCGTGTACCGCACGGGGGGCCGGGTCGGCGGTGCCCTCGCGGTGGGCATGCCGCCCAAGGCGATCCGCGGGTGGCGCCAGGCCGTCGTGACCGGCGCGGCCTGGCACGAGACCGTGCGGACCGACATCCCGGTGGTCGAGGCCTGA
- a CDS encoding MarR family winged helix-turn-helix transcriptional regulator — translation MSSQPLPDVPASPDVTEIERALTRITYLSTRARQHDRLMALAEVPLDRAAVALLRQVADTEPMRPGELANRLGVEASHVTRTVQQLQKSGYVTRVPDPEDRRAQRIQLTGTGQEAIDRIRDAGARGMQLALSDWSPEELRQLAGLFHRMVDDFLSHAVDDSEEPTPAGTA, via the coding sequence ATGTCCTCACAGCCGCTCCCCGACGTCCCCGCGTCCCCGGACGTCACCGAGATCGAGCGGGCGCTCACCCGGATCACCTACCTGAGCACCCGTGCCCGTCAGCACGACCGGCTGATGGCGCTGGCCGAGGTGCCGCTGGACCGCGCCGCCGTGGCCCTGCTGCGGCAGGTCGCCGACACCGAGCCGATGCGTCCGGGGGAGCTGGCCAATCGCCTGGGAGTGGAGGCCTCCCACGTCACACGCACGGTCCAGCAGCTCCAGAAGTCGGGCTACGTCACCCGCGTCCCCGATCCCGAGGACCGGCGCGCCCAGCGCATCCAGCTCACCGGGACCGGCCAGGAGGCCATCGACCGCATCCGTGACGCCGGTGCCCGGGGCATGCAGCTGGCGCTGTCCGACTGGTCGCCCGAGGAACTGCGGCAGCTCGCCGGACTCTTCCACCGCATGGTCGACGACTTCCTCTCGCACGCCGTCGACGACAGCGAGGAGCCGACACCAGCCGGGACTGCCTGA
- a CDS encoding cupin domain-containing protein — protein sequence MRIALRTAVSGAVLTASVLTGGTAQATPPGPGVVGTLIALKTVGDTDYVLREITVPPGQATGWHYHDGPVYGYVKQGTLSHYHADCASDGVYPQGTVVREPGGPGDVHLGRNEGDTPLVLEVLYVLPHGSPYSEDVPNPGCSFQ from the coding sequence ATGCGCATCGCCCTCCGTACCGCTGTGTCCGGCGCGGTCCTCACCGCTTCCGTCCTCACCGGCGGCACCGCCCAGGCGACCCCGCCCGGCCCCGGTGTGGTCGGCACGCTGATCGCTCTGAAGACCGTGGGCGACACCGACTACGTCCTCAGGGAGATCACCGTTCCGCCGGGTCAGGCAACCGGCTGGCACTACCACGACGGCCCCGTCTACGGATACGTCAAGCAGGGAACGCTCAGCCACTACCACGCCGACTGCGCCAGTGACGGCGTCTATCCGCAGGGCACGGTCGTGCGTGAGCCGGGTGGCCCGGGCGACGTCCACCTCGGCCGCAACGAGGGAGACACGCCGTTGGTCCTGGAGGTGCTGTACGTCCTGCCGCACGGCTCGCCGTACTCGGAGGACGTGCCGAACCCCGGCTGCTCCTTCCAGTGA
- a CDS encoding MFS transporter produces MSLGHACVDVYQGAVAALVPFFVAERAYSYAAASGVVLAASLLSSVVQPLFGALTDRWAMPWLLPLSSLTAGAGVALSGVFGSYPLTLAAVAVTGIGVAAYHPEAARAARAVAPAGNRGMGWFSLGGNVGFALAPLLVAAVIATGGLAASPLLAVPAVAGAALCAAAMRASGEHPAADLAFNSTGDDDWPSFLRLSGAVVCRSVVFVGLSAFVSLYVRERTGGGDLAGTAALCVLYAGGAVGTVAGGRLADRYGRLAVVRRAYMLTVFAVAAVVLVPGPAVYLFVALTSAGLYVPFSLHVTLGQDYLPRRVGTASGVTLGLTVSVGGLAAPTLGALADTTSLRTALVPLVVLPALGGVLLRGLREPTAPSARPTRAPRLPAG; encoded by the coding sequence ATGTCCCTGGGGCACGCCTGCGTGGACGTGTATCAGGGGGCCGTGGCCGCCCTGGTGCCGTTCTTCGTCGCCGAGCGTGCCTACTCCTATGCCGCCGCGTCGGGCGTCGTCCTTGCCGCGTCCCTGCTGTCGTCGGTCGTCCAGCCCCTGTTCGGCGCGCTCACCGACCGGTGGGCGATGCCGTGGCTGCTGCCGCTGAGCTCTCTGACCGCCGGTGCGGGTGTCGCGCTCAGCGGGGTGTTCGGCTCCTACCCGCTCACCCTGGCGGCGGTCGCCGTGACCGGGATCGGGGTCGCCGCCTACCATCCGGAGGCCGCCAGGGCCGCCCGCGCCGTCGCGCCCGCCGGCAACCGTGGGATGGGGTGGTTCTCACTCGGCGGCAACGTCGGTTTCGCCCTCGCTCCGCTGCTGGTCGCCGCCGTGATCGCCACGGGCGGCCTGGCCGCCTCTCCCCTGCTGGCCGTTCCGGCCGTGGCGGGGGCGGCCCTGTGCGCGGCCGCGATGCGCGCCTCGGGGGAACACCCGGCGGCGGACCTTGCGTTCAACAGCACCGGCGACGACGACTGGCCGTCGTTCCTGCGGCTCTCGGGCGCGGTGGTCTGCCGCTCGGTCGTGTTCGTCGGGCTGAGCGCCTTCGTCTCGCTGTACGTCCGTGAGCGCACCGGCGGCGGGGACCTGGCCGGTACGGCGGCGCTGTGTGTGCTGTACGCGGGCGGTGCCGTGGGGACGGTCGCCGGGGGCCGGCTCGCCGACCGCTACGGGCGCCTCGCGGTGGTGCGGCGGGCCTACATGCTGACGGTGTTCGCCGTGGCCGCAGTGGTGCTCGTTCCGGGTCCAGCGGTGTATCTGTTCGTCGCCCTGACCTCGGCCGGCCTGTATGTGCCGTTCTCTCTGCACGTCACCCTCGGTCAGGACTACCTGCCCCGGCGGGTGGGCACGGCGAGCGGGGTCACGCTGGGCCTGACGGTGAGCGTCGGCGGACTGGCTGCGCCGACGCTGGGGGCACTGGCCGACACCACGTCCCTGCGCACCGCGCTCGTCCCCCTGGTGGTCCTGCCGGCGCTGGGCGGCGTGCTGCTGCGGGGACTTCGCGAACCCACCGCTCCGTCCGCGCGGCCGACGCGCGCCCCTCGCCTCCCGGCGGGCTGA
- a CDS encoding ferredoxin has product MKVELEADKCVASGQCVVAAMDVFDQDDDGIAVLLTEEVGDDRLDDVKEAIAVCPAAAIRLARP; this is encoded by the coding sequence GTGAAGGTGGAGCTGGAAGCCGACAAGTGCGTCGCCTCGGGGCAGTGCGTGGTCGCCGCCATGGACGTGTTCGACCAGGACGACGACGGCATCGCGGTCCTCCTGACGGAGGAGGTCGGCGACGACCGCCTCGACGACGTGAAGGAAGCCATCGCGGTCTGTCCGGCCGCCGCCATCCGGCTGGCCCGGCCGTGA
- a CDS encoding SpoIIE family protein phosphatase, whose protein sequence is MEHVSATAVTDAAGTVTGWSEGARRLTGHTAEEVVGRAARELLAEDPPGPAVAALKGTVVLRRSDGSPLTLTLDACPFLGGDGTPAGYVITARPPGDGEPTLAGKAFQQASMSMSVFDPRQNYLRLNDAACRGMGVPEDALLGRYFPDTVEDAEHSRGFLAHLRQVAETGMPVRYESFTGAPSSNREHAWSFDMWPVRDDDTGELTGVALAGFDSSDQHRARQRLALLNEAAASIGSTLDVVRTAEELIELIVPRYADFASVDLLQWVLGADEPPTVLEGDIVLRRVAHGSAFEGTPEAAVHLGETDIYPAFSPPARALRQGRAAVSQAGEPDFMRWVAERNARAPAGRSYRKGVHSMLAVPLRARGTTLGVVVAVRIAHPDDYGGDDATVGEELASRAAVCIDNARRFARERTTALALQNSLLPRSLPGQAAVEVAHRYLPCGSLAGIGGDWFDVIPLSGSRVALVVGDVVGHGIPSSATMGRLCTAVRTLADVDLPPDELLTHLDDLVTHLASADRPDQGGEVAELGATCLYAVYDPVSRLLTAAAAGHPPPAVVMPDGTVRLVPLSAGPPLGVGGLPFEATEIELPEGAVIALYTDGLIEDRDRDVDHATDELCRALTVRTDTLDDLCDTVLKAVLPEEPGDDVALLLARTRALGADRVATWDVEPDPAHVAATRQAATEQLAVWGLEEASFVTELVVSELVTNAIRYGEPPIRLRLIRDRTLICEVSDGSSTSPHLRRAHAFDEGGRGLLLVAQLTQRWGSRQTDSGKTIWAEQSLEPPEF, encoded by the coding sequence ATGGAGCACGTCTCCGCTACGGCGGTCACCGATGCCGCAGGCACTGTGACGGGGTGGAGCGAGGGTGCCCGGCGGCTGACGGGACACACGGCCGAGGAGGTCGTGGGGCGGGCGGCGCGGGAACTGCTCGCCGAGGACCCGCCGGGACCGGCCGTGGCGGCGCTGAAGGGCACCGTCGTACTGCGCCGCAGCGACGGGTCCCCGCTCACGCTCACCCTCGACGCGTGTCCCTTCCTGGGCGGCGACGGCACACCGGCCGGGTACGTGATCACCGCCCGGCCGCCCGGCGACGGCGAACCGACACTGGCCGGGAAGGCCTTCCAACAGGCATCCATGTCCATGTCGGTCTTCGACCCCCGGCAGAACTACCTGCGCCTCAACGACGCGGCCTGCCGGGGCATGGGGGTGCCGGAGGACGCGTTGCTGGGCCGCTACTTCCCGGACACCGTCGAGGACGCCGAGCACAGCCGGGGCTTCCTGGCCCATCTGCGCCAGGTGGCAGAGACGGGCATGCCGGTCCGCTACGAGAGCTTCACGGGAGCCCCTTCGAGCAACAGGGAGCACGCCTGGAGCTTCGACATGTGGCCCGTGCGTGACGACGACACCGGGGAGCTGACCGGGGTCGCCCTCGCGGGATTCGACAGCAGCGATCAGCACCGGGCCCGACAGCGACTGGCGCTGCTGAACGAGGCCGCGGCCAGCATCGGCTCCACCCTGGACGTGGTGCGCACGGCCGAGGAGCTCATCGAACTCATCGTCCCGCGGTACGCCGACTTCGCCAGCGTCGACCTTCTCCAATGGGTCCTCGGCGCCGACGAGCCGCCGACCGTGCTGGAGGGCGACATCGTCCTGCGCCGTGTCGCCCACGGCTCCGCCTTCGAAGGCACCCCGGAGGCCGCCGTCCACCTGGGCGAGACGGACATCTACCCGGCCTTCTCCCCGCCCGCACGGGCACTGCGACAGGGCCGGGCGGCCGTCAGCCAGGCCGGCGAGCCCGACTTCATGCGCTGGGTCGCCGAACGCAACGCCCGCGCCCCCGCCGGCCGCTCCTACCGCAAGGGCGTCCACTCCATGCTCGCGGTGCCGCTCAGGGCCCGGGGCACCACCCTGGGTGTCGTGGTCGCCGTCCGTATCGCGCATCCCGACGACTACGGCGGCGACGACGCCACGGTCGGCGAGGAACTCGCCAGCCGCGCCGCCGTCTGCATCGACAACGCCCGCCGCTTCGCCCGCGAGCGCACCACCGCCCTGGCCCTCCAGAACAGCCTCCTGCCGCGCAGCCTGCCCGGACAGGCGGCGGTCGAGGTCGCCCACCGCTATCTGCCCTGCGGCTCCCTGGCCGGCATCGGCGGCGACTGGTTCGACGTCATCCCGCTCTCCGGCAGCCGCGTCGCCCTCGTGGTCGGCGACGTCGTGGGCCACGGCATCCCCTCCTCGGCCACCATGGGCCGCCTGTGCACGGCCGTGCGCACCCTCGCCGACGTCGACCTGCCACCCGACGAACTCCTCACCCACCTCGACGACCTGGTCACCCATCTCGCATCAGCCGACCGCCCCGACCAGGGGGGCGAGGTCGCCGAACTCGGCGCCACCTGCCTCTACGCCGTCTACGACCCGGTCTCCCGCCTGCTCACCGCGGCCGCCGCCGGACATCCACCGCCCGCCGTCGTCATGCCCGACGGCACCGTGCGGCTCGTCCCCCTGAGCGCGGGACCCCCGCTCGGAGTCGGGGGCCTGCCCTTCGAGGCCACGGAAATCGAACTGCCCGAGGGCGCCGTCATCGCCCTCTACACCGACGGACTCATCGAGGACCGGGACCGCGACGTCGATCACGCCACCGACGAACTGTGCCGCGCGCTGACCGTGAGGACCGACACCCTCGACGACCTGTGCGACACGGTCCTGAAGGCCGTACTCCCCGAGGAGCCCGGCGACGACGTGGCCCTGCTGCTGGCCCGTACCCGAGCCCTCGGCGCCGACCGGGTCGCCACCTGGGACGTCGAGCCGGACCCCGCGCACGTCGCCGCCACCCGGCAGGCCGCCACCGAGCAACTCGCCGTCTGGGGACTGGAGGAGGCCTCCTTCGTCACCGAACTCGTCGTCAGCGAACTCGTCACCAACGCCATCCGCTACGGCGAACCGCCCATCAGACTCCGGCTGATCCGTGATCGCACCCTCATCTGCGAGGTCTCCGACGGCAGTTCCACCTCACCCCACCTGCGGCGCGCCCACGCCTTCGACGAGGGCGGCCGCGGGCTGCTGCTGGTCGCCCAGCTCACCCAGCGGTGGGGGAGCCGGCAGACCGACAGCGGCAAGACGATCTGGGCGGAACAGTCGCTGGAACCACCGGAGTTCTGA